The Campylobacter concisus genome has a window encoding:
- a CDS encoding ATP/GTP-binding protein, whose amino-acid sequence MQTNFYSQGSYNNMSFSMKTSSGDEISFSMYDNKSLEFSSQKNGTSSQRSLTLTHEYGYEFLYKGNGIDEQDMKEIEEAMKQIRPQVDEFMKNVKEGDKIAGSSQSISDLSNKIKQMLPDAKDLNHKNFINDNMLKMFDELLAKNDANKNLLSATKRLFDTLLDESNKLSYYA is encoded by the coding sequence ATGCAAACAAATTTTTACTCTCAAGGAAGCTACAACAACATGAGCTTTTCGATGAAGACTAGCTCAGGCGATGAGATAAGCTTTTCGATGTATGACAACAAAAGTTTGGAGTTTTCAAGCCAGAAAAATGGTACTTCAAGCCAAAGAAGTCTTACTCTCACGCACGAATACGGCTATGAGTTTTTATATAAAGGAAACGGCATAGACGAGCAAGATATGAAAGAGATCGAAGAAGCGATGAAGCAAATTCGCCCACAAGTTGATGAATTTATGAAAAACGTCAAAGAGGGCGACAAGATCGCTGGCAGCAGCCAAAGCATAAGTGATCTTTCAAACAAGATCAAGCAAATGCTACCTGACGCAAAAGATCTAAATCATAAAAATTTCATAAATGACAATATGCTAAAGATGTTTGACGAGCTTCTAGCTAAAAATGACGCAAATAAAAATCTACTAAGTGCCACAAAAAGGCTATTTGACACTTTGCTTGATGAGAGCAACAAACTATCTTACTACGCTTAA
- a CDS encoding beta-ketoacyl-ACP synthase II translates to MKRVVVTGIGMINALGLDKESSFKAICEGKTGVKEITSFDVSDFPVKIAAEITDFDPNSILDGKEVKKVDRFIQLGIKASNEAMADANFKEFDAHKFGVSSAAGIGGLPNIEKNSITYFEKGVKRISPFFIPSALVNMLGGIVSINHGLKGPNLSSVTACAASTHAISQAVKCIMIGQATNMLVIGAESTICGVGIGGFAAMKALSTRNDEPSKASRPFDANRDGFVMGEGAGALVLEEYESAIARGAKIYAEVVGFGESGDAHHITSPTLEGPLSAMKQALDMAKGVKIDYVNAHGTSTPVNDKNETAALKAVFGDKCPPVSSTKGQTGHCLGGAGAIEAVISIMAMRDGIIPPTINYETPDPECDLDYVPNKARKADIKAVMSNSFGFGGTNGVVIFKKLD, encoded by the coding sequence TTGAAACGAGTCGTTGTAACTGGTATAGGCATGATAAACGCACTTGGTCTTGATAAAGAGAGTTCTTTTAAGGCTATTTGTGAGGGTAAAACAGGTGTGAAAGAGATCACAAGCTTTGATGTAAGTGACTTTCCTGTTAAAATTGCTGCCGAAATAACTGATTTTGATCCAAATAGCATTTTAGACGGCAAAGAGGTGAAAAAAGTAGATCGTTTCATACAGCTTGGCATAAAAGCATCTAATGAAGCTATGGCTGATGCAAATTTTAAAGAGTTTGATGCTCATAAATTTGGCGTTAGTTCAGCAGCTGGTATAGGCGGTTTGCCAAATATTGAGAAAAACTCGATTACATATTTTGAAAAAGGTGTAAAGAGAATTTCACCATTTTTCATTCCATCTGCACTTGTAAATATGCTAGGTGGTATAGTTTCTATAAATCACGGACTTAAGGGTCCAAATTTGTCTAGTGTAACAGCATGTGCAGCAAGCACTCATGCGATATCGCAAGCTGTAAAATGCATTATGATTGGTCAAGCTACAAATATGCTAGTTATCGGCGCTGAGTCTACTATTTGTGGTGTAGGTATAGGCGGCTTTGCAGCAATGAAAGCTCTCTCAACTAGAAATGATGAGCCAAGTAAGGCATCAAGGCCATTTGACGCAAATCGTGATGGTTTTGTAATGGGTGAAGGAGCCGGTGCGCTTGTACTTGAAGAGTATGAGTCAGCTATTGCAAGAGGTGCTAAAATTTATGCTGAAGTAGTTGGATTTGGTGAGAGCGGAGATGCACATCATATCACATCACCAACACTTGAAGGTCCATTAAGTGCGATGAAACAAGCACTTGATATGGCAAAAGGTGTAAAGATAGATTATGTAAATGCGCACGGTACTTCAACACCTGTAAATGATAAGAATGAGACTGCGGCACTAAAAGCGGTTTTTGGTGATAAATGTCCACCAGTTAGCTCAACAAAAGGTCAAACTGGACACTGTCTAGGTGGTGCTGGTGCGATCGAGGCTGTTATATCTATAATGGCAATGAGAGATGGCATTATCCCTCCAACAATAAACTATGAAACACCTGATCCAGAGTGCGATCTAGACTACGTTCCAAATAAAGCTAGAAAAGCTGATATAAAAGCTGTTATGAGCAATTCATTTGGCTTTGGCGGCACAAATGGCGTCGTAATATTTAAAAAGTTGGATTAA
- a CDS encoding DUF4198 domain-containing protein, giving the protein MKIGKILTAVMLTGAFYMVQAHMFWVDGANDEKLGKFIANMGYSDDFPKLKPIIAERVHLFAPITVISKDGSKKKLTQSGENYRYEGERLDKGTYILLAQQNPMYSLKKRSDGKWLIDKTKLDLKDLSDIQICRLMTITSKRVLNLGETNDFVTKPVGVKIEIVPLQNPAEFRVDKPFKLQVFADGKPLERAKLTGIFAGFLDHKHAFYGMTDEQGITEVLALRPGFWVFDVIYERPYPNAAKCDKETLKTTLSFEIKE; this is encoded by the coding sequence ATGAAAATAGGTAAAATTTTGACCGCTGTTATGTTAACAGGAGCCTTTTATATGGTGCAAGCACACATGTTTTGGGTAGATGGAGCTAATGATGAAAAGCTAGGAAAATTTATCGCAAATATGGGTTATAGCGATGATTTTCCAAAGCTAAAGCCTATTATTGCTGAACGCGTCCATCTTTTTGCGCCAATTACTGTAATAAGTAAAGATGGTAGCAAAAAGAAGCTTACACAAAGTGGCGAGAACTACCGCTATGAGGGCGAAAGATTAGACAAAGGCACATATATCTTACTAGCACAGCAAAATCCTATGTATTCGCTTAAAAAACGTAGTGATGGCAAGTGGCTAATAGATAAAACAAAGCTTGATCTAAAGGATCTAAGTGATATACAGATTTGTCGGCTGATGACGATAACATCTAAGAGAGTCTTAAATTTAGGTGAAACAAACGACTTCGTAACTAAACCTGTTGGAGTTAAAATTGAGATCGTACCGCTACAAAACCCAGCGGAATTTAGAGTAGATAAGCCTTTTAAATTGCAGGTTTTTGCTGATGGAAAGCCGCTAGAGCGAGCTAAGCTAACTGGTATTTTTGCTGGATTTTTAGACCATAAGCACGCATTTTACGGTATGACTGATGAGCAAGGCATTACTGAAGTGTTAGCTCTAAGACCAGGATTTTGGGTATTTGATGTGATTTATGAAAGACCTTATCCAAATGCTGCGAAGTGTGATAAAGAGACGTTAAAAACGACACTTAGTTTTGAGATAAAAGAATAA
- a CDS encoding acetyltransferase: MSYENFKSKNPLVLKITTNARKFGVETLQNEEFVSILLNVKKFEISSKQRQALVEIFAKLIKIEEDSQLSK, encoded by the coding sequence ATGTCTTACGAAAACTTTAAATCAAAAAATCCTCTTGTGCTAAAAATCACTACAAATGCAAGAAAATTTGGCGTAGAAACGCTACAAAATGAGGAGTTTGTAAGCATTCTTTTAAATGTTAAGAAGTTTGAAATTTCATCCAAACAAAGGCAAGCATTGGTAGAAATTTTTGCTAAGTTAATAAAAATCGAAGAAGACTCACAATTAAGTAAATAA
- a CDS encoding CbrC family protein, with the protein MNKFQEKYITLSKEYYKNNGNASSIEALYQFKEELENCDDICAKYVLVDVYQLLSMRKSAYDLLLKIHDKSDKKQLKTLGYLVQFIDENDKWALPRPKSRGQILAQKDKATTLPKFIYHPNPLRTGAFKDDMNIVCECCGKDTEVYYNGSIYCEQDISYLCPTCISSGKAAKKFDATFVQDADKLNTSDAKKDDELFRRTPGYESWQGEHWIACCDDYCEFLGDVGTKELEEMGIADDVFEDYAKRAEYDDKMLREHLVKAGDIAGYLFRCLHCKKYHIYGDAC; encoded by the coding sequence ATGAATAAATTTCAAGAAAAATATATCACTCTTTCAAAAGAATATTATAAAAATAATGGCAATGCTTCTAGTATTGAGGCACTCTATCAGTTTAAAGAAGAGTTGGAAAATTGTGATGACATTTGCGCAAAGTATGTTTTGGTCGATGTTTATCAGCTTTTATCTATGAGAAAGAGTGCTTACGACTTACTTTTAAAAATACATGACAAAAGTGATAAAAAACAGCTAAAGACACTTGGCTATCTAGTGCAATTCATTGACGAAAATGATAAATGGGCGCTGCCTCGCCCAAAAAGTAGAGGTCAAATTTTAGCTCAAAAAGACAAAGCCACTACGCTGCCAAAATTTATTTACCATCCCAATCCTTTAAGAACCGGCGCATTTAAAGATGATATGAATATAGTGTGTGAGTGCTGCGGCAAAGATACTGAAGTTTATTATAACGGTAGCATTTATTGCGAGCAAGATATTTCGTATCTTTGTCCTACTTGTATTTCTAGTGGTAAGGCTGCTAAGAAATTTGACGCTACATTTGTGCAAGATGCTGACAAACTAAATACAAGTGATGCTAAAAAGGATGACGAACTCTTTAGAAGAACCCCGGGCTACGAGAGCTGGCAGGGCGAGCATTGGATAGCTTGTTGTGATGATTATTGCGAATTTTTAGGTGACGTTGGCACAAAAGAGCTTGAAGAAATGGGTATAGCAGACGATGTCTTTGAGGACTATGCAAAAAGAGCCGAGTATGACGATAAAATGCTACGCGAACATCTTGTTAAAGCTGGCGATATTGCTGGATATTTGTTTCGTTGTTTGCATTGTAAGAAGTATCATATATACGGTGATGCTTGTTAA
- a CDS encoding riboflavin synthase yields MFNGLIRELAEIVSYSQNVLRLKAKFRPNLGDSIAVNGACLSVTKLYDDGFSVELSAESRANVAVENLTGKVHIEPAMKLGERVDGHLMQGHIDFIGVISAIKKHENGVDFYIDLPREAMALMANKGSVGVEGVSLTINEILSKGIRLTIIPITFRDSLFGTFKVGRRVNIESDLLARYVARMLEAKQNGSLSWDEVERISSLY; encoded by the coding sequence ATGTTTAATGGCTTAATCAGGGAGCTTGCCGAGATCGTTAGCTACTCGCAAAATGTATTAAGGCTAAAGGCTAAATTTCGCCCAAATTTAGGCGATAGTATCGCAGTAAATGGCGCTTGCTTAAGTGTGACAAAACTATATGATGATGGCTTTAGTGTGGAGCTAAGCGCAGAAAGCAGAGCAAATGTCGCGGTTGAAAATTTAACTGGTAAGGTGCATATCGAGCCTGCGATGAAACTTGGAGAGCGAGTAGATGGGCATTTGATGCAGGGCCACATCGACTTTATCGGCGTGATCTCAGCTATAAAAAAGCATGAAAATGGCGTTGATTTTTACATCGATCTACCGCGAGAGGCGATGGCTCTGATGGCAAACAAGGGCTCAGTGGGCGTTGAGGGTGTGAGCCTTACGATAAATGAAATTTTGTCAAAGGGTATAAGGCTAACTATCATACCCATCACTTTTAGAGATAGCCTTTTTGGCACTTTTAAAGTGGGCAGACGCGTAAATATCGAGAGCGATCTGCTGGCTCGCTACGTGGCTAGGATGCTTGAAGCTAAGCAAAATGGCAGCCTTAGCTGGGATGAAGTCGAGAGAATTTCGAGCCTCTACTAA
- a CDS encoding YwqG family protein, which produces MTIKCYANILLKLAILLDICFVVCIVRSIIYTVMLVKEENMDIAKISKGCKERGLDELFKLLSPLARNAIRIDTQAKNDDDIAVGASKFGGSPDLPDGLSWPSNENGALSFVAQINFAEASKFDIDSLLPKSGMLYLFYDRNLRIWGYDPTDKNGFAVIFSDVNHGPLSRRRAESLEGENFTFNARLLSFENEINLPNLQSSIMPFSKISEAEWEAYHEVIEPSWQAKENKLLGHSDNVQDGMELECELVTNGLSCGDSSAYHHPRIAEFEKNVAQWQLLLQIDSDDEGDMDWDGEGRIYLWIKRDDLLVRDFSKTWLILQTS; this is translated from the coding sequence ATGACGATAAAATGCTACGCGAACATCTTGTTAAAGCTGGCGATATTGCTGGATATTTGTTTCGTTGTTTGCATTGTAAGAAGTATCATATATACGGTGATGCTTGTTAAAGAGGAAAATATGGATATTGCAAAAATTTCTAAAGGTTGTAAAGAACGTGGGCTGGATGAACTTTTTAAACTTTTATCGCCACTAGCAAGAAATGCCATAAGGATAGATACGCAAGCTAAAAATGACGATGATATCGCCGTTGGAGCGTCTAAATTTGGCGGTTCGCCAGATCTACCAGATGGTTTATCATGGCCTTCAAATGAAAATGGCGCTTTAAGTTTTGTGGCACAGATAAATTTTGCTGAAGCTAGCAAATTTGACATTGACTCACTACTGCCAAAAAGTGGTATGCTCTATCTTTTTTATGATAGAAATTTGCGTATTTGGGGCTATGATCCTACCGATAAAAATGGCTTTGCAGTGATCTTTTCTGATGTAAATCATGGGCCACTTTCTCGCAGGAGAGCGGAGAGCTTAGAGGGAGAAAATTTTACATTTAATGCGCGCTTGCTTAGCTTTGAAAATGAGATAAATTTGCCAAATTTACAAAGCTCAATTATGCCATTTAGTAAAATTAGTGAAGCTGAGTGGGAGGCCTATCATGAGGTTATTGAGCCAAGCTGGCAGGCTAAAGAAAATAAGCTCCTTGGGCACTCCGATAATGTCCAAGATGGTATGGAGCTAGAGTGTGAGCTAGTTACAAATGGGCTTAGTTGCGGTGATAGTAGTGCTTATCACCACCCAAGAATAGCAGAATTTGAGAAAAATGTTGCCCAGTGGCAACTACTTTTACAGATAGATAGTGATGATGAGGGCGACATGGACTGGGACGGAGAGGGCAGAATTTATCTGTGGATAAAGAGAGATGATCTGTTAGTGCGCGATTTTAGCAAAACGTGGCTGATCTTACAGACAAGCTAA
- a CDS encoding polyphenol oxidase family protein: MRENLEIVFDKNGVLAGFTNRFGGVSEGAYESLNLADHVGDDPLKVAQNRKILATALGIMPINLKFMNQIHSNRVEILQDFNDTLPPCDGVITSLKGVALCVLVADCAPVLIIDEHLGVVAAVHAGRAGVTSKICTNAVGLMTSEFGCRDSNLRVFIGANIKVQNYEVGKLDLGEFNRYKKDGKFDINAALLDEFAKLGVEQIWLNPRCTFERDELFSYRKQIRTGRFCGFVMNRVASINTKK, translated from the coding sequence ATGCGTGAAAATTTGGAGATCGTTTTTGATAAAAATGGCGTATTAGCTGGCTTTACAAATAGATTTGGCGGTGTGAGTGAGGGCGCTTATGAGAGCTTAAATTTAGCAGATCATGTTGGCGATGATCCACTAAAGGTCGCACAAAATCGTAAAATTTTAGCAACGGCGCTTGGCATTATGCCTATTAATTTAAAATTTATGAACCAAATCCACTCAAATCGAGTGGAAATTTTGCAAGATTTTAACGATACTCTACCTCCGTGCGATGGTGTGATAACATCATTAAAAGGCGTGGCGCTTTGCGTCTTAGTCGCTGACTGTGCACCTGTTTTGATAATAGATGAACATCTTGGCGTAGTCGCAGCTGTGCATGCGGGACGCGCAGGTGTTACTAGTAAAATTTGCACAAATGCAGTGGGGCTGATGACGAGTGAGTTTGGTTGTCGCGATAGTAATTTACGCGTATTTATAGGCGCAAATATTAAAGTGCAAAACTACGAAGTAGGCAAGCTAGATCTTGGTGAATTTAACCGATATAAAAAAGATGGAAAATTTGATATAAACGCAGCTTTATTAGACGAATTTGCTAAGCTTGGAGTAGAGCAAATATGGCTAAATCCTCGTTGTACTTTTGAGAGAGATGAATTATTCTCATACCGCAAACAGATCAGGACCGGGCGTTTTTGCGGATTTGTGATGAATAGAGTTGCATCAATAAATACTAAAAAATAA
- the rpsB gene encoding 30S ribosomal protein S2: MVTMRDLLECGVHFGHQTRRWNPKMKKFIFGERKGIYIIDLQKTIRYFRYTYNIVRDAAAEGKSVLFVGTKKQAIDAIKEYAEKCGMPYVNHRWLGGMMTNFGTIRQSIRKLEVIETMEEDGSINLLTKKEALMLRRKKEKLIATLGGIRNMKSLPDMIFVVDTVKEKIAVQEANRLKIPVVAPIDTNCDPDVVDYPIPGNDDAIRSVQLFCQEMAEAINEGKSLLEQDGGEQVAGEEVSQDEKDAVVAEAMSEEDFGEDEE, encoded by the coding sequence ATGGTAACTATGAGAGATTTATTAGAGTGTGGCGTACATTTTGGTCACCAAACACGCCGCTGGAACCCAAAGATGAAAAAATTTATCTTTGGCGAGAGAAAAGGTATCTATATTATAGATCTACAAAAGACTATCCGCTACTTCCGCTACACTTATAATATCGTTCGTGACGCAGCTGCTGAGGGAAAGTCAGTGCTATTTGTTGGCACTAAAAAACAAGCTATCGACGCCATCAAAGAGTACGCTGAAAAATGTGGAATGCCTTATGTAAATCACCGCTGGCTAGGTGGTATGATGACAAATTTTGGCACTATCCGACAGTCTATCCGCAAACTAGAAGTTATCGAAACTATGGAAGAAGATGGTTCGATAAATTTGTTAACTAAAAAAGAGGCTTTAATGCTTCGCCGCAAAAAAGAGAAGCTTATCGCAACTCTTGGTGGTATCCGCAATATGAAAAGCCTACCTGATATGATATTCGTTGTTGATACAGTTAAAGAAAAAATTGCTGTTCAAGAGGCTAACCGCTTAAAAATTCCAGTTGTAGCACCGATCGATACGAACTGCGATCCTGACGTTGTTGACTATCCGATCCCAGGAAACGACGACGCGATCCGCTCTGTTCAGCTTTTCTGCCAAGAGATGGCTGAAGCGATCAACGAAGGTAAATCACTTCTTGAACAAGATGGTGGCGAGCAAGTTGCTGGCGAAGAAGTAAGCCAAGACGAGAAAGACGCGGTTGTAGCTGAGGCTATGAGCGAAGAAGACTTTGGCGAGGACGAAGAATAA
- a CDS encoding pyridoxamine 5'-phosphate oxidase family protein: MDERIVKFLKKMHLASVCTIDDDGQPYAFSAFYAFDELNFSLLLASSDESSHVKFLKNSKLVAGTVALDTKIVGKIEGVQFQGVMREASVSEREIYFKRFFYAKTMDPKIWCINLEKLKFTSNVLGFGKKIKWERNDKI; this comes from the coding sequence ATGGATGAGAGGATAGTAAAATTTTTAAAAAAGATGCATCTTGCAAGTGTTTGCACCATCGATGATGATGGGCAGCCTTACGCTTTTAGTGCATTTTACGCCTTTGATGAGCTAAATTTTAGCCTTTTGTTAGCTAGCTCTGATGAGAGCTCACATGTTAAATTCTTAAAAAACTCAAAGCTTGTTGCTGGTACGGTTGCTCTTGATACAAAGATCGTTGGCAAGATAGAGGGTGTGCAGTTTCAAGGAGTGATGAGAGAGGCTAGCGTAAGTGAACGAGAAATTTACTTTAAAAGATTTTTTTATGCAAAAACAATGGATCCAAAAATTTGGTGCATAAATCTTGAAAAACTAAAATTTACGAGTAATGTCCTTGGTTTTGGCAAAAAGATAAAGTGGGAAAGAAACGATAAAATTTAG
- the fabG gene encoding 3-oxoacyl-ACP reductase FabG → MKFSGKNVLITGASRGIGAQIAKTLANMGLKVWINYRSKPEIADALQAEIEQNGGKAAVIKFDATDEDEFIKGINLIVDSDGELSYLVNNAGITNDKLALRMKTSEFTDVINANLTSAFIGCREALKVMSKKRFGAVVNVASIVGEMGNAGQVNYSASKGGLIAMSKSFAKEGASRNIRFNSVTPGFIETDMTHGLSDEVKKTYSDNIPLKRFGSASEVAEAVAFLLSDHASYVTGETLKINGGLYM, encoded by the coding sequence ATGAAATTTAGCGGAAAAAACGTGCTAATAACAGGTGCAAGCAGAGGTATCGGTGCGCAGATCGCAAAGACGCTTGCAAATATGGGCTTAAAAGTGTGGATAAACTACCGCTCAAAGCCTGAGATAGCAGACGCTTTACAGGCCGAGATCGAGCAAAATGGCGGCAAGGCTGCTGTGATAAAATTTGACGCAACTGACGAAGATGAGTTTATAAAAGGTATAAATTTGATAGTTGATAGCGATGGCGAGCTAAGCTACCTCGTAAATAACGCTGGTATCACAAATGACAAGCTAGCGCTTCGCATGAAAACTAGCGAATTTACAGATGTGATAAATGCAAATTTAACTTCAGCTTTCATCGGATGTAGAGAGGCTTTAAAAGTGATGAGTAAAAAGCGCTTTGGAGCGGTCGTAAACGTCGCATCTATCGTTGGCGAGATGGGAAATGCTGGACAGGTAAACTATTCAGCTAGCAAGGGCGGACTAATCGCCATGAGCAAAAGCTTTGCAAAAGAGGGTGCAAGTAGAAATATACGCTTTAACAGCGTAACTCCTGGTTTTATCGAGACTGATATGACGCATGGACTAAGCGATGAGGTGAAGAAAACTTATAGCGATAACATTCCGCTAAAACGTTTTGGTAGCGCTAGCGAGGTGGCTGAGGCAGTGGCGTTTTTACTAAGTGATCACGCAAGCTACGTAACTGGAGAGACGCTAAAAATAAACGGCGGACTTTATATGTAG
- a CDS encoding L-arabinose ABC transporter: MCCFGTRIFLLMLITVLSFGFARLYPVLPVVGYYLILANLLAILMFSLFFKGLLPSFVKVNAIHYFSLIGGFLGAFLTMLVFKKVAKDKFTLVELIIFTLWVLIIAVVIFKFQAILDIFRGI, translated from the coding sequence ATGTGTTGTTTTGGGACTAGGATCTTTTTGCTTATGCTTATCACTGTTTTAAGCTTTGGCTTTGCTAGGCTCTACCCAGTTTTACCAGTCGTTGGCTATTATTTGATACTTGCAAATTTGCTTGCTATTTTGATGTTTTCACTATTTTTTAAAGGGCTTTTGCCAAGCTTTGTAAAGGTTAATGCGATCCACTATTTTTCGCTAATTGGCGGCTTTTTGGGAGCATTTTTAACGATGCTTGTTTTTAAAAAAGTTGCAAAAGATAAATTTACTTTAGTAGAGCTTATTATTTTTACGCTTTGGGTGCTGATAATCGCCGTAGTCATCTTTAAATTTCAAGCCATTCTTGACATTTTTAGGGGAATTTAG
- the acpP gene encoding acyl carrier protein: MAVFEDVRDVVVEQLSVDPQAVKLESKIIEDLGADSLDVVELVMALEEKFEVEIPDSEAEKLISIQDVVNYIEKLGK; the protein is encoded by the coding sequence ATGGCAGTATTTGAAGACGTAAGAGACGTAGTTGTAGAGCAACTAAGCGTAGATCCACAAGCGGTAAAACTAGAGTCTAAAATCATCGAAGATTTAGGCGCTGACTCACTTGACGTTGTAGAGCTAGTTATGGCTTTAGAAGAGAAATTTGAAGTAGAAATTCCTGATAGTGAAGCAGAGAAATTAATAAGCATTCAAGACGTTGTAAATTATATAGAAAAACTAGGTAAATAA
- the accA gene encoding acetyl-CoA carboxylase carboxyl transferase subunit alpha has product MSNYLDFEKSIKQIDEDIANAKIRGDEHAVEILNKNLSKEISKIYKNLNEYQRLQLARHPDRPYSIDYINAFLIDGYEIHGDRAFRDDPAIVCYIGYIGGKKTVVIGEQKGRGTKNKLRRNFGMPHPEGYRKALRVAKMAEKFNLPILFLIDTPGAYPGVGAEERGQSEAIARNLFEFANLKTPIIAVVIGEGGSGGALAIGVADRLAMMKNSVFSVISPEGCAAILWNDPAKQEQATKSMKITADDLKSLSLIDAVIDEPINGAHRDKDGAAKALANYFISELAELEKLDINDLVAKRIEKILSIGAFEE; this is encoded by the coding sequence ATGTCAAATTATTTAGATTTTGAAAAAAGCATAAAACAAATTGATGAAGATATAGCAAATGCTAAGATCAGAGGCGATGAACATGCTGTTGAAATTTTAAATAAGAATTTATCTAAAGAGATATCAAAAATATATAAAAATTTAAACGAATATCAACGTTTGCAACTTGCTCGTCATCCAGATAGACCATATTCTATTGATTATATTAATGCGTTTTTGATTGATGGATATGAGATTCATGGAGATAGGGCATTTAGAGATGATCCAGCGATAGTTTGCTACATCGGCTATATCGGAGGCAAAAAGACTGTCGTTATAGGCGAGCAAAAAGGACGTGGCACTAAAAACAAATTAAGAAGAAATTTTGGTATGCCTCATCCTGAGGGTTATCGCAAAGCTCTTAGAGTTGCAAAAATGGCTGAGAAATTTAATCTACCCATTTTATTTCTCATAGACACTCCAGGCGCATATCCAGGTGTTGGAGCTGAAGAGCGAGGACAAAGTGAAGCTATAGCTAGAAATTTGTTTGAGTTTGCAAATTTAAAAACTCCAATAATTGCTGTTGTCATAGGCGAAGGTGGAAGTGGTGGTGCTTTAGCTATAGGTGTGGCTGATAGACTTGCTATGATGAAAAATTCTGTGTTTTCAGTTATCTCTCCAGAAGGCTGTGCAGCAATACTTTGGAATGACCCAGCTAAACAGGAACAAGCTACAAAATCTATGAAAATAACAGCTGATGATTTAAAAAGTCTATCACTGATTGATGCTGTTATAGATGAACCGATAAATGGAGCCCATAGAGATAAAGATGGTGCTGCAAAAGCACTTGCAAATTATTTTATCTCAGAGCTAGCTGAGCTTGAAAAGCTTGATATAAATGATCTTGTTGCAAAAAGAATAGAAAAAATTCTCTCTATCGGAGCATTTGAAGAATAA
- a CDS encoding EI24 domain-containing protein: MINLLRLGFKDFFTAKFIALSILPLCLSIFSLTWLTIWSGGEIFDLLSDSAKNENFAFLEPNSALSFIAIKILSFSATKWIVSILFYILSTFLTIIISIVIALIVAGFLTPVVTKEINKRHYNYVLKSEASTARVLKMMMVEIVKFLGILLVCLPLLFVPVLNFFIINVPFFYIYYKLLLIDVGSNTLDSDKFELALLEGGGIKFIIFTLLFYLISLVPLVGLFFQLYFVIVLSHLFYRREALVKI, encoded by the coding sequence ATGATAAACCTTCTTCGCCTTGGCTTTAAAGATTTTTTTACAGCCAAATTTATAGCGCTATCCATCTTGCCACTTTGCCTTAGCATTTTTAGTCTCACGTGGCTTACGATCTGGAGCGGCGGTGAGATATTTGATCTTTTAAGTGATAGCGCCAAAAATGAGAATTTTGCCTTTTTAGAGCCAAACTCGGCACTCTCTTTTATTGCTATTAAAATTTTAAGCTTTAGCGCCACAAAATGGATAGTTAGTATACTTTTTTATATTCTGAGCACCTTTTTAACGATCATTATTAGCATCGTGATTGCTCTAATCGTAGCTGGCTTTTTAACGCCGGTTGTGACTAAAGAGATAAACAAAAGGCACTACAACTACGTGCTTAAAAGTGAGGCTAGCACGGCTAGAGTGCTAAAGATGATGATGGTTGAGATCGTGAAATTTCTTGGGATCTTGCTCGTTTGCCTACCGCTTTTATTTGTACCAGTATTAAATTTTTTCATCATAAATGTGCCGTTTTTTTATATCTATTACAAACTTTTACTGATAGACGTTGGCTCAAACACTCTTGATAGTGATAAATTTGAGCTAGCACTGCTTGAAGGTGGCGGGATAAAATTTATAATTTTTACACTTTTGTTTTATCTCATCTCGCTTGTACCGCTTGTGGGACTATTTTTTCAGCTTTATTTCGTGATAGTCTTGTCGCACCTCTTTTATCGAAGAGAGGCACTAGTTAAAATTTAG